A single Pseudomonas putida DNA region contains:
- a CDS encoding ABC transporter permease subunit yields MNDLANSTMTPNSPPVRIDFNTPELQRKRRMRALKDRLTRWYVLVGGLAVLAAITLIFFYLAYVVLPLFQGAELTSKKALEPTWLQQDAGKPLMIALEEQNLVGMRVSDKGQALFFDTKSGNELKRIDLPVPAGTQVSSISTDQPGSPLVVLGLSNGQALVFHHTYKITYPDNKKTITPGIDYPYGEQPFVLDDQGRALEHVSVNVNGDSLMLAGSTGAHLQVLELTRTENMMTEEVTTEQNRIELPQMTEVVKDIFIDPRQQWLYVINGRATADVFSLRDKSLNGRYKLSESADTEITAATQLVGGISLIIGDSKGGLAQWFMARDPDGEQRFKQIRTFQMGKAAIAQIDAEERRKGFIALDTEGKLGVFHSTAHRTLLVEPAAEGAGILALSPRANRIIIEEGGKLLPLSLRNPHPEVSFSALWGKVWYENYDEPKYVWQSTASNTDFEPKLSLSPLTFGTLKAAFYAMILAAPLAIAAAIYTAYFMAPGMRRKVKPVIELMEAMPTVILGFFAGLFLAPYLEGHLPGVFSLFLIMPLGILLAGFTWSRLPESIRLRIPDGWEAAILIPVILAIGWFALAVSPFLESWFFGGDMRLWITDTLGIRYDQRNAMVVGIAMGFAVIPNIYSIAEDAVFSVPRSLTLGSLALGATPWQTLTRVVILTASPGIFSALMIGMGRAVGETMIVLMATGNTPVMELNLFEGMRTLAANVAVEMPESEVGGSHYRVLFLAALVLLMFTFVMNTLAELIRQRLRKKYSSL; encoded by the coding sequence ATGAATGATCTGGCCAATTCCACAATGACCCCGAATTCCCCTCCCGTGCGGATTGACTTCAATACGCCCGAGTTGCAACGCAAGCGCCGGATGCGCGCCCTCAAGGATCGCCTGACCCGCTGGTATGTACTGGTGGGCGGGCTTGCTGTATTGGCAGCTATCACGCTGATCTTCTTCTACCTGGCTTATGTGGTGCTGCCACTGTTCCAGGGCGCCGAGCTGACCAGCAAGAAGGCGCTGGAGCCGACCTGGCTGCAACAGGATGCCGGCAAGCCACTGATGATCGCCCTTGAAGAGCAGAATCTGGTTGGCATGCGCGTTTCGGACAAGGGCCAGGCGCTGTTCTTCGACACCAAGAGCGGTAACGAACTCAAGCGGATCGACCTGCCAGTGCCTGCTGGCACCCAGGTCAGCTCGATCAGTACCGACCAGCCGGGCAGCCCGTTGGTCGTACTCGGTTTGTCCAATGGTCAGGCGCTGGTGTTCCACCACACCTACAAGATCACCTACCCGGACAACAAGAAAACCATCACCCCCGGCATCGACTACCCCTACGGTGAACAGCCGTTCGTGCTCGATGACCAGGGCCGCGCGCTGGAGCACGTGAGCGTCAACGTCAATGGCGATAGCTTGATGCTCGCTGGCTCCACCGGTGCGCACTTGCAGGTGCTCGAGCTGACCCGCACTGAAAACATGATGACCGAAGAGGTCACCACCGAGCAGAACCGCATCGAACTGCCGCAGATGACCGAGGTGGTGAAGGACATCTTCATCGACCCGCGGCAGCAATGGCTGTACGTGATCAACGGCCGTGCCACTGCCGACGTGTTCAGCCTGCGTGACAAGAGCCTCAATGGCCGCTACAAGCTTTCCGAAAGTGCCGATACTGAAATCACGGCCGCAACCCAGCTGGTTGGCGGCATCTCGCTGATCATCGGTGACTCCAAGGGCGGCCTGGCCCAGTGGTTCATGGCCCGCGACCCGGATGGCGAGCAGCGTTTCAAACAGATCCGTACCTTCCAGATGGGCAAGGCCGCAATCGCCCAGATCGATGCAGAAGAGCGCCGCAAGGGCTTCATCGCCCTGGATACTGAAGGCAAGCTTGGCGTGTTCCACAGCACCGCGCACCGCACCCTGCTGGTCGAGCCGGCGGCCGAAGGCGCGGGCATCCTGGCCCTGTCGCCACGAGCCAACCGCATCATTATCGAAGAAGGCGGCAAGCTGTTGCCGTTGAGCCTGCGCAACCCGCACCCGGAAGTCTCCTTCAGCGCGTTGTGGGGCAAAGTCTGGTACGAAAACTACGACGAGCCCAAGTACGTCTGGCAGTCGACCGCATCGAACACCGACTTCGAACCCAAGCTGAGCCTCTCGCCGCTGACCTTCGGTACCCTCAAGGCCGCGTTCTACGCGATGATCCTGGCGGCCCCGCTAGCCATTGCCGCGGCTATCTACACCGCCTACTTCATGGCCCCGGGCATGCGCCGCAAGGTCAAGCCGGTGATCGAACTGATGGAGGCGATGCCGACGGTGATCCTCGGCTTCTTCGCCGGCCTGTTCCTCGCGCCGTACCTGGAAGGCCACCTGCCTGGCGTGTTCAGCCTGTTCCTGATCATGCCGCTCGGCATCCTGCTGGCGGGCTTCACCTGGAGCCGCCTGCCTGAATCGATCCGCCTGCGTATTCCGGATGGCTGGGAAGCGGCAATCCTGATTCCGGTGATTCTCGCCATCGGCTGGTTCGCCCTGGCTGTCAGCCCGTTCCTCGAGAGCTGGTTCTTCGGCGGCGACATGCGTTTGTGGATCACGGACACCCTGGGTATCCGCTACGACCAGCGCAACGCCATGGTGGTCGGTATTGCCATGGGCTTCGCGGTCATCCCGAACATCTACTCGATCGCCGAAGACGCCGTGTTCAGCGTGCCGCGCAGCCTGACGCTGGGCTCCCTGGCCCTGGGTGCGACGCCGTGGCAGACCCTGACCCGCGTGGTCATCCTCACCGCCAGCCCGGGCATCTTCTCGGCGCTGATGATCGGCATGGGTCGTGCGGTGGGCGAGACCATGATCGTGCTGATGGCCACCGGCAACACTCCGGTGATGGAGCTGAACCTGTTCGAAGGCATGCGCACCCTGGCCGCCAACGTGGCGGTGGAAATGCCTGAATCGGAAGTTGGTGGCAGTCATTATCGTGTGCTGTTCCTCGCCGCCCTCGTGCTGCTGATGTTCACCTTCGTCATGAACACCTTGGCCGAGCTGATTCGCCAGCGTCTGCGCAAGAAATACTCGTCGCTTTGA
- the pstA gene encoding phosphate ABC transporter permease PstA has protein sequence MKKDSLKGWFKSGAPGVWISGGAVAMAVIMTVGLLAVIAVRGLGHFWPADLIQATYKVPGQADHVVIGEVVQKEEVPRARLKGAGLPVPDDGPEFMTRELVKVGNRDLNGSDFTWVVGDWLVDEQRPADLIALERREWGNFYGYLVSVKEEGRVVAQGQAAWNELQARLKRANQLNSELQTLEKKDIGAINHGLERLRLHGRKLELDGKLDAAAQADMDAERAELNSRYKAIEERLLGLHQAFARDSLVARDGNGREVEINLSKVVHAIQPNGMSGLSKMGTYFAKVWEFLSDDPREANTEGGIFPAIFGTVMMTLIMAVIVTPFGVLAAVYLREYARQGPVTRLIRIAVNNLAGVPAIVYGVFGLGFFVYVLGGSIDRLFFPEALPAPTLGTPGLLWASLTLALLAVPVVIVATEEGLARIPRTVREGSLALGATKAETLWKIVLPMASPAMMTGMILAVARAAGEVAPLMLVGVVKLAPSLPLDGNYPYLHLDQKIMHLGFHIYDVGFQSPNVEAARPLVYATALLLVLVIATLNLSAVWIRNHLREKYKALDS, from the coding sequence GTGAAAAAGGATTCCCTCAAAGGCTGGTTCAAGAGCGGCGCTCCAGGCGTCTGGATCAGCGGTGGCGCGGTGGCCATGGCGGTGATCATGACCGTTGGCCTGCTGGCGGTGATCGCCGTGCGCGGCCTGGGCCACTTCTGGCCGGCCGACCTGATCCAGGCCACCTACAAGGTGCCGGGCCAAGCCGACCACGTCGTCATCGGCGAAGTGGTGCAGAAGGAAGAAGTACCGCGTGCCCGCCTCAAGGGCGCCGGCCTGCCGGTGCCAGACGACGGCCCGGAGTTCATGACTCGCGAGCTGGTCAAGGTGGGTAACCGCGACCTCAACGGCAGCGACTTCACCTGGGTGGTTGGCGACTGGCTGGTCGACGAGCAACGCCCGGCCGACCTGATTGCCCTGGAGCGCCGCGAGTGGGGCAACTTCTATGGCTATCTGGTCAGCGTCAAGGAAGAAGGCCGCGTGGTTGCCCAAGGCCAGGCGGCCTGGAACGAACTGCAAGCCCGCCTGAAGCGTGCCAACCAGCTCAACAGCGAACTGCAAACCCTCGAAAAGAAGGACATCGGTGCCATCAACCATGGCCTTGAGCGCCTGCGCCTGCACGGTCGCAAGCTGGAACTGGACGGCAAGCTGGACGCCGCTGCCCAGGCCGACATGGACGCCGAACGCGCCGAGCTGAACAGCCGCTACAAGGCCATCGAGGAGCGCCTGTTGGGCCTGCACCAGGCCTTCGCCCGCGACAGCCTGGTAGCGCGTGACGGCAATGGCCGTGAAGTGGAAATCAACCTGAGCAAGGTGGTGCACGCCATTCAGCCGAACGGCATGTCCGGCCTGAGCAAGATGGGCACCTACTTCGCCAAGGTCTGGGAGTTCCTCAGCGACGACCCGCGTGAAGCCAACACCGAGGGCGGGATCTTCCCGGCCATCTTCGGTACCGTGATGATGACCCTGATCATGGCCGTGATCGTCACGCCGTTCGGCGTGCTGGCTGCGGTCTACCTGCGCGAGTACGCCCGGCAAGGCCCGGTAACCCGCCTGATCCGTATTGCGGTGAACAACCTGGCTGGCGTACCGGCGATCGTTTATGGCGTATTCGGCCTGGGCTTCTTCGTCTACGTGCTGGGTGGCTCGATCGACCGCCTGTTCTTCCCCGAAGCGCTGCCGGCACCGACCCTGGGTACCCCGGGCTTGCTGTGGGCTTCGCTGACCTTGGCGCTACTGGCCGTGCCGGTGGTGATCGTGGCCACCGAGGAAGGCCTGGCGCGGATTCCGCGCACCGTGCGTGAAGGTTCCCTGGCCCTGGGTGCGACCAAGGCAGAAACCCTGTGGAAGATCGTCCTGCCGATGGCCAGCCCGGCCATGATGACCGGCATGATCCTCGCCGTGGCCCGCGCCGCCGGTGAAGTGGCGCCGCTGATGCTGGTAGGTGTGGTGAAACTGGCCCCCTCGTTGCCGCTGGACGGCAACTACCCGTATCTGCACCTGGACCAGAAGATCATGCACCTGGGCTTCCACATCTATGACGTCGGCTTCCAGAGCCCGAACGTCGAAGCCGCGCGACCGCTGGTGTACGCCACCGCGCTGCTGCTGGTGCTGGTGATCGCCACCCTCAACCTGTCGGCGGTGTGGATCCGTAACCACCTGCGCGAGAAGTACAAGGCGCTCGACAGCTGA
- the pstB gene encoding phosphate ABC transporter ATP-binding protein PstB has protein sequence MQHESHTHGIDMSALGRDKQSLRLAEETVAIEVPGLSLFYGDKQALFDVQMNIPKQRVTAFIGPSGCGKSTLLRTFNRMNDLVDGCRVEGAINLYGNNIYRKGEDVAELRRRVGMVFQKPNPFPKTIYENVVYGLRIQGINKKRVLDEAVEWALKGAALWDEVKDRLHESALGLSGGQQQRLVIARTIAVEPEVLLLDEPCSALDPISTLKVEELIYELKSKYTIVIVTHNMQQAARVSDYTAFMYMGKLVEFGDTDTLFTNPAKKQTEDYITGRYG, from the coding sequence ATGCAGCATGAATCCCATACCCACGGCATCGACATGTCTGCCCTGGGTCGCGACAAGCAGAGCCTGCGCCTGGCCGAAGAAACCGTGGCCATCGAAGTGCCGGGGCTGAGCCTGTTCTACGGCGACAAGCAAGCCCTGTTCGACGTGCAGATGAACATCCCCAAGCAGCGCGTGACCGCCTTCATCGGCCCGTCCGGCTGCGGCAAGTCGACCTTGCTGCGCACTTTCAACCGCATGAATGACCTGGTCGACGGCTGCCGTGTGGAAGGCGCCATCAACCTGTATGGCAACAACATCTACCGCAAGGGCGAAGACGTGGCCGAGCTGCGTCGCCGGGTGGGCATGGTGTTCCAGAAGCCCAACCCGTTCCCCAAGACCATCTACGAGAACGTGGTCTACGGCCTGCGCATCCAGGGCATCAACAAGAAGCGCGTGCTCGATGAAGCCGTGGAGTGGGCGCTGAAGGGCGCCGCCCTTTGGGACGAGGTCAAGGACCGCCTGCATGAGTCTGCCCTGGGCCTGTCCGGTGGCCAGCAGCAGCGTCTGGTGATTGCCCGTACCATCGCGGTCGAGCCCGAAGTGCTGCTGCTCGACGAACCCTGCTCGGCACTGGACCCGATCTCGACGCTGAAGGTCGAAGAGCTGATCTACGAACTGAAATCCAAGTACACCATCGTCATCGTGACCCACAACATGCAACAGGCGGCCCGTGTTTCGGACTACACCGCGTTCATGTACATGGGCAAACTGGTCGAATTCGGGGATACCGACACCCTGTTCACCAACCCGGCGAAGAAGCAGACCGAAGACTACATCACCGGTCGTTACGGCTAA
- the phoU gene encoding phosphate signaling complex protein PhoU — protein MINKESLTHHISQQFNAELEEVRSHLLAMGGLVEKQVNDAVTALIEADSGLAQQVREVDEQINQMERNIDEECLRILARRQPAASDLRLIISISKSVIDLERIGDESTKIARRAIQLCEEGESPRGYVEVRHIGDQVRNMVRDALDAFARFDADLALAVAQYDKTIDREYKTALRELVTYMMEDPRSISRVLSVIWVLRSLERIGDHARNISELVIYLVRGTDVRHMGLKRMKAEVEGTAGDAAESANVPAKPDDK, from the coding sequence ATGATCAACAAAGAAAGCCTGACGCACCATATTTCCCAGCAGTTCAACGCCGAGCTGGAAGAGGTGCGCAGCCACCTGCTGGCCATGGGCGGCCTGGTTGAAAAGCAGGTGAACGATGCCGTCACCGCGCTGATCGAGGCCGACTCGGGCCTGGCCCAGCAGGTGCGTGAAGTCGATGAACAGATCAACCAGATGGAGCGCAACATCGACGAGGAATGCCTGCGCATCCTCGCCCGCCGCCAGCCGGCGGCCTCCGACCTGCGCCTGATCATTAGCATCTCCAAGTCGGTGATCGACCTCGAGCGCATTGGCGACGAATCGACCAAGATCGCCCGCCGCGCCATCCAGTTGTGCGAGGAGGGCGAGTCGCCGCGTGGCTACGTCGAAGTGCGGCACATCGGTGATCAGGTGCGCAACATGGTGCGCGATGCCCTTGATGCCTTCGCACGCTTCGACGCCGACCTGGCGCTGGCGGTGGCTCAGTACGACAAGACCATCGACCGCGAGTACAAGACGGCGCTGCGCGAACTGGTCACTTACATGATGGAAGACCCGCGTTCGATCTCGCGTGTGCTCAGCGTGATCTGGGTGCTGCGTTCGCTGGAGCGGATCGGCGACCACGCGCGCAACATCTCGGAGCTGGTGATCTACCTGGTGCGCGGTACCGACGTCCGTCACATGGGGCTCAAGCGCATGAAGGCAGAAGTCGAAGGCACCGCGGGTGACGCGGCCGAAAGCGCTAATGTTCCGGCGAAACCTGACGATAAATAA
- a CDS encoding response regulator translates to MSKVNVLVVDDAPFIRDLVRKCLRNAFPGMVIEDAVNGRKAMAMLGKEQFDLVLCDWEMPEMSGLELLTWCRQQPEMKDMQFIMVTSRGDKENVIQAIQAGVSDFVGKPFTNEQLLTKVKKALTKIGKLESLVAGAPARVNSAFANDSLSALTGGKPEAAKVAAPAVAPSKPLLNAPKPQTAAVAAQAGRGQGQLRLSSGTQPCVIKALSLKEALLVVRRSAALPQVLEGAVLDLEQGENAEVARLNGYLHAIAALEPKPESDWLQLTFKFVDQDAQKLDYLSRLIARGTQQKHFTPGA, encoded by the coding sequence ATGAGTAAAGTCAATGTGCTGGTCGTGGATGACGCGCCGTTCATTCGTGACCTGGTAAGGAAGTGCCTGCGCAATGCCTTCCCGGGCATGGTCATCGAAGACGCGGTCAACGGTCGCAAGGCCATGGCCATGCTGGGCAAGGAGCAGTTCGACCTGGTGCTGTGCGACTGGGAGATGCCGGAGATGTCCGGCCTGGAATTGCTGACCTGGTGCCGTCAGCAGCCCGAGATGAAGGACATGCAGTTCATCATGGTGACCAGCCGTGGTGACAAGGAGAACGTGATCCAGGCCATCCAGGCTGGCGTCTCCGACTTCGTCGGCAAGCCCTTCACCAACGAGCAACTGCTGACCAAGGTCAAGAAAGCCCTGACCAAGATCGGCAAGCTGGAAAGCCTGGTAGCCGGAGCGCCGGCACGGGTGAATTCGGCATTCGCCAACGACTCGCTGAGTGCGCTGACCGGCGGTAAACCTGAAGCGGCCAAGGTCGCGGCGCCTGCTGTTGCACCGTCCAAGCCATTGCTCAATGCACCCAAGCCGCAGACTGCGGCGGTTGCGGCCCAGGCCGGGCGTGGGCAGGGCCAGTTGCGCCTGTCCAGTGGTACCCAGCCCTGCGTGATCAAGGCGCTGAGCCTCAAGGAGGCCTTGTTGGTGGTGCGTCGCAGTGCAGCGCTGCCACAGGTGCTTGAGGGCGCTGTGCTCGACCTGGAGCAGGGTGAGAACGCCGAAGTGGCACGCCTGAACGGCTACCTGCACGCCATCGCCGCGCTGGAGCCCAAGCCTGAAAGTGACTGGCTGCAGTTGACCTTCAAGTTCGTCGACCAGGATGCGCAGAAGCTCGACTACCTGTCGCGCCTGATTGCTCGTGGTACCCAGCAAAAGCACTTCACCCCCGGCGCCTGA
- a CDS encoding peptidoglycan DD-metalloendopeptidase family protein, producing MPAAARLLLLCALLSASASSMGMTIYKTVDNTGVVSYSDRYSPGAKTFEMSEPILDHIDGKVRLQAETFPGGVRFMVRNELYVPMQVELRIDKLSNAFGGNQPRNIRTVVGPRSSKVLSSVLAAPGGKLLYATSFQYAMGDPGQHSLAYRYPFPWKGGPFRLTQGPNGRFSHFGPRSRYAMDIAMPEGTPIIAARGGMVVKVENGQSGRGNNPGGNFVRILHPDGTMGVYLHLMHGSVVVREGQQVVVGQALAKSGNTGNSTGPHLHFVVQRNVGLALESIPFQFDRPLGGLPDFTAGNP from the coding sequence ATGCCCGCCGCCGCCCGCTTGCTGCTTTTGTGTGCCTTGCTTTCGGCCTCGGCGTCGAGCATGGGCATGACTATCTACAAGACCGTCGACAACACCGGCGTGGTCTCGTACTCCGATCGCTACAGCCCGGGGGCGAAAACCTTCGAGATGAGCGAGCCGATCCTCGATCACATCGATGGCAAGGTGCGCCTGCAGGCCGAAACCTTCCCAGGCGGTGTGCGCTTCATGGTACGCAACGAGTTGTACGTGCCGATGCAGGTTGAACTGCGCATCGACAAGCTGAGCAATGCCTTCGGTGGCAATCAGCCGCGCAACATCCGTACCGTGGTAGGGCCGCGCTCGAGCAAGGTGCTGAGTTCCGTGTTGGCTGCGCCCGGCGGCAAGCTGCTATACGCCACCAGCTTCCAGTACGCCATGGGTGACCCTGGCCAGCACTCATTGGCCTATCGCTATCCGTTTCCCTGGAAGGGCGGGCCATTTCGCCTGACCCAGGGGCCCAACGGCCGCTTCAGCCACTTCGGCCCCAGGAGCCGTTATGCGATGGACATTGCCATGCCGGAGGGCACGCCGATCATTGCTGCGCGGGGCGGGATGGTGGTGAAGGTCGAGAATGGCCAGAGTGGTCGGGGCAACAACCCTGGGGGCAATTTCGTGCGGATCCTGCACCCTGACGGCACCATGGGTGTGTACCTGCACCTGATGCATGGTTCGGTGGTGGTGCGCGAAGGGCAGCAGGTGGTGGTCGGACAGGCCTTGGCCAAGTCGGGGAACACCGGTAACAGCACCGGGCCCCACTTGCATTTCGTGGTGCAGCGCAATGTGGGGCTGGCGCTGGAATCGATACCGTTCCAGTTCGACCGGCCGCTTGGCGGGTTGCCGGACTTCACCGCCGGCAACCCATAG
- a CDS encoding hemolysin family protein → MDPSPGISLTSLFADFGMIIFAFLLVLLNGFFVAAEFAMVKLRATRVESIAELHGWRGSILRKVHNQLDAYLSACQLGITLASLGLGWVGEPAFAHLLEPLLAYLGVESAELVKAVSFFVAFFVISYLHIVVGELAPKSWAIRKPELLSLWTAVPLYLFYWTMYPAIYLLNASANTILRIAGQGEPGPHHEHHYSREELKLILHSSRGQDPSDQGMRVLASAVEMGELEVVDWANSREDMVSIDAHAPLKEILALVRRHKFSRYPVYDAEREEFTGLLHIKDLLLELAELEHLPETIDLDDLARPLERVSRHMPLSQLLEQFRKGGAHFVLVEEADGKVIGYLTMEDVLEVLVGDIQDEHRKTERGILAYQPGKLLVRGDTPLFKVERLLGVDLDHIEAETLAGLVYETLKRVPEEEEVLEVEGLRIIIKKMKGPKIVLAKVLKLD, encoded by the coding sequence ATGGACCCTTCCCCTGGTATCAGCCTCACCTCGTTATTCGCCGATTTCGGCATGATCATCTTTGCCTTCCTGCTGGTGCTGCTCAACGGCTTCTTCGTTGCCGCCGAGTTCGCCATGGTCAAGCTGCGTGCCACCCGCGTAGAGTCCATCGCCGAACTGCATGGCTGGCGTGGCAGCATCCTGCGTAAAGTGCACAACCAGCTCGACGCCTACCTGTCGGCCTGTCAGCTGGGTATCACCCTCGCATCGCTGGGGCTGGGCTGGGTCGGTGAACCGGCCTTCGCCCACCTGCTCGAACCGCTGCTGGCCTACCTGGGCGTGGAAAGCGCCGAACTGGTCAAGGCGGTGTCGTTCTTTGTCGCCTTCTTCGTCATTTCGTACCTGCACATCGTGGTCGGCGAACTGGCGCCCAAGTCGTGGGCAATCCGCAAGCCCGAGCTGCTGTCGCTGTGGACCGCAGTGCCGCTGTACCTGTTCTACTGGACCATGTACCCGGCCATCTACCTGCTCAACGCCAGCGCCAACACCATCTTGCGCATTGCCGGCCAGGGCGAGCCCGGCCCGCACCATGAGCACCACTACAGCCGCGAAGAGCTCAAGCTGATCCTGCACTCCAGCCGTGGCCAGGACCCGAGCGACCAGGGCATGCGCGTGCTCGCCTCGGCCGTGGAAATGGGCGAACTGGAGGTGGTGGACTGGGCCAACTCGCGGGAGGACATGGTCAGCATCGACGCCCATGCGCCGCTCAAGGAGATCCTGGCGCTGGTACGCCGGCACAAGTTCAGCCGCTACCCGGTGTATGACGCCGAGCGCGAGGAGTTCACCGGCCTGCTGCACATCAAGGACTTGCTGCTGGAGCTGGCCGAGCTCGAACACCTGCCCGAGACCATCGACCTGGACGACCTTGCCCGCCCGCTGGAGCGCGTCTCGCGGCACATGCCGCTGTCGCAGCTGCTGGAGCAGTTCCGCAAGGGAGGCGCGCACTTCGTGCTGGTCGAGGAAGCCGACGGCAAGGTGATCGGCTACCTGACCATGGAAGACGTGCTGGAAGTGCTGGTGGGTGACATCCAGGACGAACACCGCAAGACCGAACGCGGCATCCTCGCCTACCAGCCAGGCAAACTGCTGGTGCGGGGCGATACGCCACTGTTCAAGGTCGAGCGCCTGCTTGGTGTCGACCTCGACCACATCGAGGCAGAAACCCTCGCCGGCCTGGTCTACGAGACCCTCAAGCGCGTACCTGAGGAAGAGGAAGTGCTGGAAGTCGAGGGCCTGCGCATCATCATCAAGAAGATGAAAGGGCCGAAGATCGTCCTGGCCAAGGTGCTCAAGCTCGACTGA
- the phoR gene encoding phosphate regulon sensor histidine kinase PhoR produces MNQNWHATLIRHLLLLITVCLIGGLVSGYYGWSLAIGLALYLGWTLKQLLRLHDWLRNHQPDEAPPDGYGLWGEVFDSIYHLQRRDQRVRGRLQAVIDRVQESTAALRDAVIMLDSDGNLEWWNRAAETLLGFKTPQDGGQPVTNLVRHPRFKEYFEAENYVEPLEIPSPINDRLRVQLHITRYGNNEHLMLVRDVTRIHQLEQMRKDFVANVSHELRTPLTVITGYLETLLDNVEDVNPRWARALQQMTQQGSRMQTLLNDLLLLAKLEATDYPSDNQPVAVDALLTAIKNDAQALSGPRNQKITLEAAPGLRLKGSESELRSAFSNLVFNAVKYTQDEGNIRIRWWGDEHGAHLSVQDSGVGIDAKHLPRLTERFYRVDSSRASNTGGTGLGLAIVKHVLMRHRGKLEISSVPGHGSTFTCHFAPAQLANGKA; encoded by the coding sequence TTGAACCAGAACTGGCACGCGACCCTGATTCGCCACCTGTTGCTGCTGATCACCGTCTGCCTGATCGGCGGCCTGGTCAGCGGCTATTACGGCTGGAGCCTGGCCATCGGTCTGGCGCTCTACCTGGGTTGGACCCTCAAGCAGCTGTTGCGCCTGCATGACTGGCTGCGCAACCACCAACCCGATGAAGCACCACCCGACGGTTACGGCCTGTGGGGCGAGGTGTTCGACAGCATCTACCACCTGCAACGCCGCGACCAGCGCGTGCGCGGGCGCCTGCAGGCAGTGATCGACCGGGTGCAGGAGTCCACTGCGGCGCTGCGCGACGCGGTGATCATGCTCGACAGCGACGGCAACCTGGAGTGGTGGAACCGCGCCGCAGAGACGCTGCTAGGCTTCAAGACCCCACAGGACGGCGGTCAGCCGGTGACCAACCTGGTGCGCCACCCGCGCTTCAAGGAGTATTTCGAGGCGGAAAACTACGTCGAACCGCTGGAAATCCCCTCGCCGATCAACGACCGCCTGCGAGTACAGCTGCACATCACCCGCTACGGCAACAACGAGCACCTGATGCTGGTGCGCGATGTCACCCGCATCCACCAACTCGAGCAGATGCGCAAGGACTTCGTCGCCAACGTCTCCCACGAGCTGCGTACGCCGCTGACGGTCATTACCGGCTACCTGGAAACCCTGCTGGATAACGTCGAGGACGTGAATCCGCGCTGGGCCCGGGCATTGCAGCAGATGACCCAGCAAGGCTCGCGCATGCAGACCCTGCTCAACGACCTGCTACTGCTGGCCAAGCTGGAAGCCACAGACTACCCGTCGGACAACCAGCCGGTAGCGGTCGATGCCCTGCTCACCGCAATCAAGAACGACGCCCAGGCACTGTCCGGGCCGCGCAACCAGAAAATCACCCTGGAAGCCGCGCCGGGCCTGCGTCTGAAGGGCAGCGAGTCGGAACTGCGCAGCGCCTTCTCAAACCTGGTGTTCAACGCGGTCAAGTACACCCAGGACGAAGGCAACATCCGCATCCGCTGGTGGGGTGACGAACACGGCGCGCATCTGTCGGTACAGGACTCCGGGGTCGGTATCGACGCCAAGCACCTGCCGCGGCTGACCGAACGCTTCTACCGGGTCGACTCCAGCCGTGCTTCGAATACCGGCGGCACCGGGCTGGGCCTGGCGATCGTCAAACACGTGCTCATGCGCCACCGCGGCAAGCTGGAAATCAGCAGCGTGCCAGGGCATGGCAGCACCTTCACCTGTCACTTTGCCCCGGCACAATTGGCCAACGGCAAGGCCTGA
- the phoB gene encoding phosphate regulon transcriptional regulator PhoB, whose product MVGRNILIVDDEAPIREMIAVALEMAGYDCLEAENSQQAHAIIVDRKPDLILLDWMLPGTSGIELARRLKRDELTGDIPIIMLTAKGEEDNKIQGLEVGADDYITKPFSPRELVARLKAVLRRTGPSDSEAPIEVGGLLLDPISHRVTIDGKPAEMGPTEYRLLQFFMTHQERAYTRGQLLDQVWGGNVYVEERTVDVHIRRLRKALGEAYENLVQTVRGTGYRFSTKS is encoded by the coding sequence ATGGTTGGCAGAAACATTCTGATCGTCGACGACGAAGCGCCTATTCGCGAGATGATCGCCGTTGCATTGGAAATGGCCGGCTATGACTGCCTGGAAGCGGAGAACTCCCAACAGGCCCACGCGATCATCGTCGACCGCAAACCGGACCTGATCCTGCTCGACTGGATGCTGCCCGGCACCTCTGGCATCGAGTTGGCACGCCGCCTCAAGCGCGACGAGCTGACCGGCGACATTCCGATCATCATGCTCACCGCCAAAGGTGAAGAGGACAACAAGATCCAGGGCCTGGAAGTCGGCGCCGACGACTACATCACCAAGCCGTTCTCGCCACGCGAGCTGGTAGCCCGCCTGAAGGCCGTGCTGCGTCGCACCGGCCCAAGCGACAGCGAAGCACCGATCGAAGTCGGCGGCCTGCTGCTCGACCCGATCAGCCACCGCGTGACCATCGACGGCAAGCCGGCCGAGATGGGCCCCACCGAATACCGCCTGCTGCAATTCTTCATGACTCACCAGGAGCGCGCCTACACCCGCGGCCAGCTGCTTGACCAGGTATGGGGCGGCAACGTGTATGTCGAGGAGCGCACCGTCGATGTGCACATCCGTCGCCTGCGCAAGGCACTGGGTGAAGCCTACGAAAATCTGGTACAAACCGTCCGGGGCACTGGCTACCGCTTCTCGACCAAGAGCTGA